One window of the Salvelinus fontinalis isolate EN_2023a chromosome 2, ASM2944872v1, whole genome shotgun sequence genome contains the following:
- the LOC129818878 gene encoding uncharacterized protein LOC129818878 isoform X1: MEMFPSERKMDRNDERIKRALRRRPYVLKPVRVNTPDSVLWPTGKVHRRPKPSTSVQTPQIHKRPPIIVSYGQDQTSGDGWSVNPEPLSQSGRVTRLIERKNDDVISSSSSDDFSIYSFTDCESECDDEDHERRTPLLKVEDGKVTKLDVRDVYEDDDLSLHSFDESDFLSPGKVSGPVSVKNGLSPLVTSAHRTLAEALCALPSTVGSPYPVNVPRPLTLLSPVIIAPLRPENFPYRHSPRLAPITNLSETGRKLLQEMAGVATQVSSVAAAQTEMFKEIMANYYFYHTHTHARTHARTHARTHARTHTHTHTHTHTHTHTHTHTHTHTHTHTHRF, translated from the exons ATGGAAATGTTTCCCTCAGAAAGAAAGATGGATCGTAATGATGAGAGAATAAAAAGAGCTTTAAGACGCCGCCCTTATGTG TTGAAACCAGTGAGGGTGAACACCCCTGATTCCGTATTGTGGCCAACCGGCAAGGTGCACAGAAGGCCAAAGCCT TCTACTTCAGTGCAGACCCCTCAGATCCACAAAAGGCCT CCAATCATTGTGAGCTATGGGCAGGACCAAACATCTGGGGATGGATGGAGCGTCAATCCAGAGCCTCTCAGCCAG TCTGGAAGGGTGACTCGGCTGATAGAGAGAAAAAATGATGACGTGATCTCATCCTCCAGTTCTGATGACTTTTCAATCTACTCCTTCACTGACTGTGAATCGGAG TGTGATGATGAGGATCATGAAAGGAGGACACCGCTGCTGAAAGTTGAGGATGGAAAGGTGACAAAGCTTGACGTGAGGGATGTGTACGAGGATGATGATCTGTCTCTCCACTCCTTCGATGAGTCAGACTTCCTG AGCCCAGGGAAGGTCTCAGGTCCTGTATCTGTCAAGAATGGCCTCTCTCCTCTTGTGACCTCAGCACACCGGACCCTGGCTGAAGCACTATGCGCCCTGCCCTCTACTGTAGGCTCTCCCTACCCAGTAAATGTCCCAAGGCCTCTGACTCTTCTCAGCCCTGTCATTATCGCTCCGCTCCGACCAGAGAACTTCCCATACCGCCACAGCCCTCGCCTGGCTCCCATCACCAACCTGAGCGAGACCGGCAGGAAGCTGCTCCAGGAAATGGCTGGAGTGGCCACACAG GTTTCTTCAGTGGCTGCTGCCCAAACTGAGATGTTCAAAGAAATAATGGCCAACTATTActtctaccacacacacacgcacgcacgcacgcacgcacgcacgcacgcacgcacgcacgcacgcacgcacacacacacacacacacacacacacacacacacacacacacacacacacacacacacacacacacacacacacacacacagattttga
- the mks1 gene encoding Meckel syndrome type 1 protein: protein MADGWSTDTGEAVYRSRDAVKNLKIKIRIQRVTSTAALSQHLQQQVLTQQERGGIELDTLNSPTQSAGDNEEELVVGWQEKLFSQYEVVLFQSESVCQTPLERQYHTEIMALERTRGRRNRRIFTYTDFDRFTNWEGHSQSMVTQVKSNPTFLAERMANVRHRRQDRRPVDSTVTKSRLITWEPSEDFMKTSHVVNTPVQTMHIMGDLGPPGKLGQKEKECLLCTIRADGNGVVTIKPDFNKAKEPYRVETEGEKREVWRLTLENVSEGIRPEEKEREQRMYKDLYVRHKDYLNSLVGQDFEMPPPGILRLLVNGEIDSAKGFEYDNLYVHFFLELPHNWSTLPFHSLSGVTQTCRTKTIGKDDVAFFSYPFSFEAFFRREDETEESLPQWPVLYFKVLSLDFWQRYRNEGYGYLVLPSTPGKHTITCHTWRPLQTGTVSELRRFFIGGSPELEDYSYVRVPGTFKGERLSRFGFRTQTTGSVTFNLHCIQHARAFVDASTLKKRRQSVLDQLGGFSQQGSVYNVLEAFQRARRRMQEARESLPRDLINTTAQQNSESTA, encoded by the exons ATGGCAGACGGCTGGAGCACCGACACGGGAGAAGCTGTCTATCGTTCCAGGGACGCTGTCAAAAACCTTAAAATTAA GATCCGTATTCAGAGAGTCACCTCCACAGCAgccctctcccaacaccttcagCAGCAGGTTTTGACTCAACAGGAGAGGGGAGGCATTGAGCTGGACACCCTCAACTCACCGACTCAATCAG CCGGAGATAATGAGGAGGAGTTAGTGGTAGGCTGGCAGGAGAAGCTGTTCAGTCAG tatgaaGTGGTTTTGTTTCAGAGTGAGTCAGTATGCCAGACTCCACTGGAGAGACAATACCACACAGAGATCATGGCTCTGGAGCGGACCAGGGGCAGACGGAACCGCAGGATTTTTACCTACACCGATTTTGACCGCTTCACCAATTGGGAAGGG CATTCCCAGAGTATGGTGACGCAGGTCAAGTCCAATCCTACCTTCCTGGCAGAAAGGATGGCCAACGTCAGACATAGACGCCAGGACAGACGCCCAGT TGACAGCACCGTCACCAAGTCCAGGCTGATTACCTGGGAGCCCTCGGAGGACTTTATGAAGACCAGCCACGTGGTCAACACACCTGTACAGACCATGCACATCATGGGGGACCTGGGACCACCGGGCAA ACTTGGCCAAAAGGAGAAGGAATGCTTGTTGTGTACGATAAGAGCAGATGGAAATGGAGTGGTTACCATCAAACCAGACTTCAACAAAGCCAAGGAGCCCTACAG AGTTGAGacggagggggagaagagggaagtGTGGCGTCTAACCCTAGAGAACGTGTCAGAAGGcatcagaccagaggagaagGAACGGGAACAGCGCATGTATAAAGAC CTTTATGTACGTCATAAAGACTACCTCAACAGCTTGGTTGGCCAGGACTTTGAAATG CCACCCCCTGGAATTCTGCGTCTGTTGGTGAATGGAGAAATAG ACTCAGCCAAAGGCTTTGAATATGACAACTTATACGTCCACTTTTTTCTGGAGCTGCCCCACA ATTGGTCCACTCTGCcattccactctctctctggcgTGACTCAGACATGTCGCACAAAGACCATAGGAAAG GACGACGTGGCTTTCTTCAGCTACCCTTTCAGCTTTGAGGCATTCttcaggagagaggatgagacagAGG AATCCCTCCCCCAATGGCCAGTTCTGTACTTCAAAGTCCTCTCCCTGGACTTCTGGCAGCGCTACAGAAATGAAGGCTATGGCTACCTGGTCCTTCCTTCCACCCCTG GGAAGCATACAATAACATGTCATACGTGGAGACCACTCCAGACGGGAACAGTGTCAGAACTGAGACGCTTCTTCATTGGTGGATCCCCTGAGCTGGAGGACTACAGTTACGTCAGAGTCCCAGGAACCTTCAAG GGAGAGAGGCTGAGTCGCTTTGGCTTCCGCACACAGACCACAGGCAGCGTCACCTTCAACCTCCATTGTATCCAGCACGCCAG GGCATTTGTTGATGCCAGCACCTTGAAGAAGAGGAGGCAGAGTGTTCTGGACCAGCTGGGAGGCTTCAGTCAGCAAGGTTCTGTGTATAATGTCCTGG AGGCATTCCAGAGGGCCAGGAGACGGATGCAGGAGGCCAGAGAGAGTCTTCCCAGAGATCTCATAAACACTACAGCCCAACAAAACTCTGAGTCCACTGCATAG